Proteins from a single region of Pirellulales bacterium:
- a CDS encoding Gfo/Idh/MocA family oxidoreductase, whose amino-acid sequence MYLSPEERAIGQENFYAAVGDKLTRREFLEGAIAAGVVSGAGLGSFYFAYGKSVGDPVRVGVIGTGDEGSVLIGAHTPEFVRVVAIADIRPYNIHRAFHGDEAVLDARPGLMKKYGWSTEDEARKNVKVYDQDYHDLINDPDVEGVIIALPLHLHAQVAIEAMKAGKHVLTEKLMAHSVHECKDMARVARQTDKLLAVGHQRHYSILYDNAVDTIRRGLIGEIHYIRAQWHRGNLPGKDSWANPLPDQLKQDLVKLQADIDGAKPGAQYEALLKKKRQWELQALDAVVDAAKYGYQDMTLSDGRLRPALEELIRWRLWNRTGGGLMAELGSHQLDAASIFVSSMQPDGKKVHPLSVSAVGGRHLFPPDRDSDDHVYATYEFPGPGYKEDPNKLICLTYSSINGNGFGGYGEVVMGTKGTLILEREKEVMLFKDSATTTSVAVVQKPGSSGPALDSYETGGGPRAGADVGKTALGGAISRGYTEEIEHWAWCIRNRAPENVPRCHPKVAMADAIIALTTNQAIREKRRIEFQEEWFDIDNDATPEDVKPSVSV is encoded by the coding sequence ATGTATCTTTCGCCTGAAGAACGCGCGATTGGCCAGGAAAACTTCTACGCCGCGGTCGGCGACAAGCTCACGCGCCGCGAGTTTCTCGAGGGCGCTATTGCCGCAGGCGTCGTCTCGGGAGCCGGACTGGGCTCGTTCTACTTCGCCTATGGCAAGTCGGTCGGCGACCCGGTGCGGGTCGGCGTGATCGGCACGGGCGACGAAGGGAGCGTGCTGATCGGCGCCCACACGCCGGAGTTCGTCCGGGTCGTGGCGATCGCCGACATCCGTCCGTACAACATCCATCGCGCGTTTCATGGCGACGAGGCGGTGCTCGACGCGCGGCCCGGGCTGATGAAGAAATACGGCTGGTCGACCGAGGACGAGGCCCGCAAAAACGTCAAGGTTTACGACCAGGACTACCACGACCTGATCAACGATCCGGACGTCGAGGGCGTGATTATCGCCCTGCCCTTGCACCTGCATGCCCAGGTGGCGATCGAGGCGATGAAGGCCGGCAAGCACGTGCTGACCGAAAAGCTGATGGCGCACAGCGTGCACGAATGCAAGGACATGGCCCGCGTCGCGCGGCAGACCGACAAGCTGCTGGCCGTCGGTCACCAACGGCATTACAGCATTCTGTACGACAACGCGGTTGACACGATTCGCCGCGGGCTGATCGGTGAGATTCATTACATCCGTGCCCAATGGCACCGCGGCAATCTGCCGGGCAAAGACAGTTGGGCCAACCCATTGCCCGACCAGCTCAAGCAAGACCTGGTCAAGCTGCAGGCCGACATCGACGGCGCCAAGCCTGGCGCGCAGTACGAGGCTTTGCTCAAGAAGAAGCGGCAATGGGAACTGCAGGCGCTCGACGCCGTCGTCGATGCCGCGAAGTACGGCTATCAAGACATGACCCTGTCCGACGGCCGGCTGCGCCCGGCGCTCGAAGAGCTGATTCGCTGGCGGCTGTGGAATCGCACCGGCGGCGGGTTGATGGCCGAATTGGGCAGCCATCAGCTCGACGCGGCGAGCATTTTCGTCAGCTCGATGCAACCCGACGGCAAGAAGGTGCACCCGCTGAGCGTCAGCGCCGTCGGCGGGCGCCATTTGTTCCCTCCCGATCGTGACTCGGACGATCATGTTTACGCCACGTACGAGTTCCCGGGACCGGGCTACAAGGAAGACCCGAACAAGCTGATCTGCTTGACCTATTCGTCGATCAACGGCAACGGCTTCGGCGGATACGGCGAAGTCGTGATGGGCACCAAGGGCACGCTGATCCTCGAACGCGAGAAGGAAGTCATGCTGTTCAAGGACTCGGCGACCACGACGAGCGTGGCCGTGGTGCAAAAGCCCGGCAGCTCGGGGCCGGCGCTCGATTCGTACGAGACCGGCGGCGGCCCGCGCGCCGGCGCCGACGTGGGCAAGACGGCGCTCGGCGGGGCGATCAGCCGCGGCTATACCGAAGAAATCGAGCACTGGGCCTGGTGCATTCGCAATCGCGCACCGGAAAACGTCCCGCGCTGCCATCCCAAGGTGGCAATGGCCGATGCCATCATCGCCTTGACGACGAATCAGGCGATCCGCGAGAAGCGGCGCATCGAATTCCAGGAAGAGTGGTTCGACATCGACAACGATGCGACCCCCGAGGACGTCAAGCCGTCGGTTTCGGTCTGA
- a CDS encoding DoxX family protein, translating to MLVLLRICIGWHFFYEGLWKLEQPHYSSAGFWQQAKGPLADHFLNLIPDRQGYERLNYDKLSARWTSQLQTMLKHYNLGDEQRAEAEKVLTTRKTQLQNYLAENREAIDDYFHELKRLEQASANPQLRDVPFQRKRIAEARQRTSATAAPWLAQVDALQHDLEQDLQGLLDKDQQAEGLPPEPFTWLSLIDSTVGPVNAIIGLLLMAGLFTRAAAVGGILFLLIIGLSQPEWPTIYPLAHPSAGHALLVNKEFVEMIALAVLATTGVGRWGGLDFFVYHLLVRPWTSRRKRDVSFA from the coding sequence ATGCTGGTGCTGCTGCGCATCTGCATCGGCTGGCATTTCTTCTACGAAGGCCTGTGGAAGCTCGAGCAGCCCCACTACAGCTCGGCCGGCTTCTGGCAGCAGGCCAAGGGGCCCTTGGCCGATCATTTTCTCAACTTGATTCCCGATCGGCAGGGCTACGAACGGCTGAATTACGACAAGCTGTCTGCCCGCTGGACGAGCCAGCTTCAGACGATGCTCAAGCACTACAACCTGGGCGACGAGCAACGTGCCGAGGCGGAAAAAGTGCTGACGACCCGCAAGACCCAACTGCAGAATTACCTGGCGGAAAACCGCGAGGCGATCGACGACTATTTCCACGAACTGAAGCGGCTCGAGCAGGCGAGCGCCAACCCGCAATTGCGCGATGTGCCCTTCCAGAGAAAGCGGATTGCCGAGGCGCGGCAGCGCACGTCCGCGACGGCGGCCCCTTGGCTGGCGCAAGTCGACGCGTTGCAACACGACCTGGAGCAGGATCTGCAAGGCCTGCTCGACAAGGACCAGCAGGCAGAGGGTCTGCCGCCCGAGCCGTTCACCTGGTTGTCGCTGATCGATAGCACCGTGGGCCCGGTCAACGCCATCATCGGCCTGTTGCTGATGGCCGGGTTGTTCACGCGCGCCGCAGCCGTCGGCGGAATCCTGTTTCTGTTGATCATTGGGCTCTCGCAGCCCGAGTGGCCGACGATCTATCCGCTGGCTCACCCCTCGGCGGGCCATGCGCTGCTGGTCAACAAGGAATTTGTCGAGATGATTGCCCTGGCCGTGTTGGCGACCACCGGCGTCGGCCGTTGGGGGGGCTTGGACTTTTTCGTCTATCACCTGCTGGTTCGTCCGTGGACCAGCCGGAGGAAACGTGATGTATCTTTCGCCTGA